The Haliaeetus albicilla chromosome 19, bHalAlb1.1, whole genome shotgun sequence genome has a segment encoding these proteins:
- the LOC104313282 gene encoding C-type lectin domain family 12 member B-like isoform X2: protein MTEEVTYANLKFENSYELDNITKPEDTKKKGPSTSSRSCWPVVLILLTLCLALLMALVTLAVLFFQIPKDYRKQLRDLNMTKNELHANFSNMLQAIGYQLCLEGEKNFKNNGQNCVLCPANWKWEGGDTCYYHPEKMKSWEESRWFCSSRNSTLLLIKDQAKLNLVQTFPRRTYWLGLIFRHQQRTWYWTDNTPLTEQQKSWTKQIRFSQPCGYFYHGIVYSRTCNEENYYICEKPAIQLQRGNNHWQEDWFVRPE from the exons ATGACAGAAGAAGTAACATATGCTAATCTGAAATTTGAAAACAGCTATGAACTGGATAATATCACAAAGCCTGAAGATACTAAGAAAAAAG GGCCTTCCACTTCGTCCCGCTCTTGCTGGCCAGTAGTCCTGATTTTGCTCACGCTGTGCCTGGCATTGCTGATGGCGCTGGTGACCCTGGCAGTTTTAT ttttccagaTTCCCAAGGATTACAGAAAACAACTGAGAGACCTCAACATGACAAAGAACGAGCTGCATGCAAATTTCTCAAATATGCTGCAAGCAATAGGATATCAGCTATGcttggaaggggaaaaaaactttaaaaataatg gcCAGAACTGTGTGCTCTGCCCTGCAAACTGGAAGTGGGAAGGTGGCGATACGTGTTACTACCACCCCGAGAAAATGAAGTCGTGGGAGGAGAGTCGCTGGTTTTGTTCCTCACGAAACTCTACTCTTCTTCTGATAAAAGACCAAGCAAAGCTG AACTTGGTACAAACATTTCCTAGAAGAACATACTGGCTTGGATTAATATTTAGACATCAACAGAGAACCTGGTATTGGACAGACAACACACCCCTTACAGAACAACAGAAGTCCTG gaCAAAGCAGATAAGGTTCAGCCAACCATGTGGGTATTTTTATCATGGTATCGTATATAGCAGAACATGTAATGAAGAGAATTACTATATCTGTGAAAAGCCCGCCATCCAATTACAGCGAGGTAACAACCATTGGCAGGAGGACTGGTTTGTCAGACCAGAATGA
- the LOC104313282 gene encoding C-type lectin domain family 12 member A-like isoform X3 produces the protein MLFFLPAMTEEVTYANLKFENSYELDNITKPEDTKKKGPSTSSRSCWPVVLILLTLCLALLMALVTLAVLCAISCSAENRQPGNPVFQIPKDYRKQLRDLNMTKNELHANFSNMLQAIGYQLCLEGEKNFKNNGQNCVLCPANWKWEGGDTCYYHPEKMKSWEESRWFCSSRNSTLLLIKDQAKLNLVQTFPRRTYWLGLIFRHQQRTWYWTDNTPLTEQQKSWTKQIRFSQPCGYFYHGIVYSRTCNEENYYICEKPAIQLQRGNNHWQEDWFVRPE, from the exons atgcttttctttttaccagCTATGACAGAAGAAGTAACATATGCTAATCTGAAATTTGAAAACAGCTATGAACTGGATAATATCACAAAGCCTGAAGATACTAAGAAAAAAG GGCCTTCCACTTCGTCCCGCTCTTGCTGGCCAGTAGTCCTGATTTTGCTCACGCTGTGCCTGGCATTGCTGATGGCGCTGGTGACCCTGGCAGTTTTAT GTGCAATTTCTTGTTCAGCTGAGAACAGGCAACCAGGCAACCCAG ttttccagaTTCCCAAGGATTACAGAAAACAACTGAGAGACCTCAACATGACAAAGAACGAGCTGCATGCAAATTTCTCAAATATGCTGCAAGCAATAGGATATCAGCTATGcttggaaggggaaaaaaactttaaaaataatg gcCAGAACTGTGTGCTCTGCCCTGCAAACTGGAAGTGGGAAGGTGGCGATACGTGTTACTACCACCCCGAGAAAATGAAGTCGTGGGAGGAGAGTCGCTGGTTTTGTTCCTCACGAAACTCTACTCTTCTTCTGATAAAAGACCAAGCAAAGCTG AACTTGGTACAAACATTTCCTAGAAGAACATACTGGCTTGGATTAATATTTAGACATCAACAGAGAACCTGGTATTGGACAGACAACACACCCCTTACAGAACAACAGAAGTCCTG gaCAAAGCAGATAAGGTTCAGCCAACCATGTGGGTATTTTTATCATGGTATCGTATATAGCAGAACATGTAATGAAGAGAATTACTATATCTGTGAAAAGCCCGCCATCCAATTACAGCGAGGTAACAACCATTGGCAGGAGGACTGGTTTGTCAGACCAGAATGA
- the LOC104313282 gene encoding C-type lectin domain family 12 member B-like isoform X1 — MLFFLPAMTEEVTYANLKFENSYELDNITKPEDTKKKGPSTSSRSCWPVVLILLTLCLALLMALVTLAVLFFQIPKDYRKQLRDLNMTKNELHANFSNMLQAIGYQLCLEGEKNFKNNGQNCVLCPANWKWEGGDTCYYHPEKMKSWEESRWFCSSRNSTLLLIKDQAKLNLVQTFPRRTYWLGLIFRHQQRTWYWTDNTPLTEQQKSWTKQIRFSQPCGYFYHGIVYSRTCNEENYYICEKPAIQLQRGNNHWQEDWFVRPE; from the exons atgcttttctttttaccagCTATGACAGAAGAAGTAACATATGCTAATCTGAAATTTGAAAACAGCTATGAACTGGATAATATCACAAAGCCTGAAGATACTAAGAAAAAAG GGCCTTCCACTTCGTCCCGCTCTTGCTGGCCAGTAGTCCTGATTTTGCTCACGCTGTGCCTGGCATTGCTGATGGCGCTGGTGACCCTGGCAGTTTTAT ttttccagaTTCCCAAGGATTACAGAAAACAACTGAGAGACCTCAACATGACAAAGAACGAGCTGCATGCAAATTTCTCAAATATGCTGCAAGCAATAGGATATCAGCTATGcttggaaggggaaaaaaactttaaaaataatg gcCAGAACTGTGTGCTCTGCCCTGCAAACTGGAAGTGGGAAGGTGGCGATACGTGTTACTACCACCCCGAGAAAATGAAGTCGTGGGAGGAGAGTCGCTGGTTTTGTTCCTCACGAAACTCTACTCTTCTTCTGATAAAAGACCAAGCAAAGCTG AACTTGGTACAAACATTTCCTAGAAGAACATACTGGCTTGGATTAATATTTAGACATCAACAGAGAACCTGGTATTGGACAGACAACACACCCCTTACAGAACAACAGAAGTCCTG gaCAAAGCAGATAAGGTTCAGCCAACCATGTGGGTATTTTTATCATGGTATCGTATATAGCAGAACATGTAATGAAGAGAATTACTATATCTGTGAAAAGCCCGCCATCCAATTACAGCGAGGTAACAACCATTGGCAGGAGGACTGGTTTGTCAGACCAGAATGA